The following is a genomic window from Chloroflexaceae bacterium.
GAGGGCGCCGGCGCCGCGGCCTACTTTGGCGCCTGGCGGGTCAGGTTCCAGCAAAGCTGGGGTTTCCAGGGGCGCCAGTTTTACCCTCCGCCCGACCCGATCAACGCCATGCTCTCCTTCGGCTATACCCTGCTGCTGCACGACGCCCTCACCGCCGTGCAGTTCACAGGGCTGGACCCGTATCTGGGCGTGTTCCACGTCATCGAGGCGGGGCGGCCATCGCTGGCCCTTGACCTGATGGAGGAATTTCGCCCCCTGGCGGTGGACCGCATAGTGCTCGAACTCATTCAGACCGGCGCGCTGGGGCGCGACCAGTTCGAGCGCCCGGCCCAGCGGCCCGATGCGGTCTACCTCAACGCGACCGGGCGCGCGCTACTGGTCGCGCGCTACGAAGAGACCCTGCAGGCGCCCGCTCGGCTCCCCGGTGGCGAGCAGACGCCCCTGCGGCGGGTCATGCTGCTCCAGGCCCAGGCAGTGGCGCGCGTCGTGCGCGGTGAACAGGCGACGTATGCGGGGTACGTAATGCCATTTTAGATTTTGGATTTTGGATTTTGGATGGTCGGGCGACGGTGTGCCGTTCGTAGGCGGGGGCGTGGGGAAACCTGGTTTCCCCACCATCTCAAAGG
Proteins encoded in this region:
- the cas1 gene encoding CRISPR-associated endonuclease Cas1, with the protein product MATLYVQDQGVTVRKRDEQVLITREGKTLQEIPLNKIDQVVLMGRGVQMSTALLVELIGRGIPVMLTNQRGSRHYATLTSGPSRFGALRLAQMQRVNEPVWNLELARAVVRAKLSNQRAVLARANWPAAASALGQIDTALAAVDTAVDIDAVRGHEGAGAAAYFGAWRVRFQQSWGFQGRQFYPPPDPINAMLSFGYTLLLHDALTAVQFTGLDPYLGVFHVIEAGRPSLALDLMEEFRPLAVDRIVLELIQTGALGRDQFERPAQRPDAVYLNATGRALLVARYEETLQAPARLPGGEQTPLRRVMLLQAQAVARVVRGEQATYAGYVMPF